The following are encoded together in the Desulfovibrio desulfuricans DSM 642 genome:
- a CDS encoding cytochrome c3 family protein, with the protein MKYVTLLLLALSLVWVGEAQARDIKEMSQAIKKPIEIPGGTSLRMSVMFPHTAHKGINCMHCHHEVGSDSRYVACTECHATPGARERDPMSMFMAFHSKNGDRSCYGCHSQKAQENPAKYGAKFKGCRPCHMAASAREAAKQK; encoded by the coding sequence ATGAAATATGTGACCTTGTTGCTGCTTGCGTTAAGCCTCGTGTGGGTTGGCGAAGCGCAGGCGCGTGATATCAAGGAAATGTCGCAGGCCATTAAAAAGCCCATTGAAATTCCTGGTGGAACATCCCTGCGTATGAGCGTCATGTTCCCCCACACGGCGCACAAAGGCATCAATTGCATGCATTGCCACCACGAAGTGGGCAGCGACAGCCGCTACGTAGCCTGTACCGAATGCCACGCCACCCCTGGTGCGCGCGAGCGTGATCCCATGAGCATGTTCATGGCCTTCCACTCCAAGAATGGCGATCGCTCCTGCTACGGCTGCCACTCGCAGAAGGCTCAGGAAAATCCCGCCAAGTACGGCGCCAAGTTCAAGGGCTGCCGTCCCTGCCATATGGCCGCAAGCGCCCGCGAAGCCGCCAAGCAGAAGTAA
- a CDS encoding protein phosphatase CheZ, translating to MSDEKPEAAVYKQISTEMRQGLRDIFERISTASKGQPLPPPNPDALFLEASSQLDEVLKDTESATMTIMEIVERHLDLQEQNAAHLAGLRNGGADAAPIAELEANNQRLGDDLTSVLTALSFQDITGQRIKKVVSALNQIEAMVVELYVSSGLILDGAEKDPTKNVQELQNEARKAVKEFNQGRSELKGPDKTAASQGAIDDMLSQLGL from the coding sequence ATGAGCGATGAAAAGCCCGAAGCCGCAGTTTACAAGCAGATCAGCACGGAAATGCGCCAGGGACTGAGAGACATTTTTGAGCGCATATCCACTGCCTCCAAAGGCCAGCCCCTGCCTCCCCCAAATCCGGATGCGCTATTTCTGGAAGCATCAAGCCAGCTGGATGAAGTTCTGAAAGATACGGAAAGCGCCACCATGACCATCATGGAAATCGTGGAGCGGCATCTTGATCTTCAGGAACAGAATGCGGCGCATCTGGCAGGATTGCGTAACGGCGGCGCAGATGCGGCCCCCATTGCCGAGCTGGAAGCAAACAACCAGCGCCTTGGCGATGACCTCACTTCCGTGCTGACCGCCCTGAGCTTTCAGGACATCACAGGCCAGCGCATTAAAAAGGTCGTGTCTGCCCTGAACCAGATTGAGGCAATGGTGGTGGAACTCTACGTTTCCTCGGGCCTTATTCTGGACGGGGCGGAAAAAGACCCCACCAAGAACGTTCAGGAATTGCAGAACGAGGCACGCAAGGCGGTCAAGGAATTCAATCAGGGCCGCAGCGAACTCAAAGGGCCGGACAAAACCGCAGCTTCACAGGGCGCCATTGACGACATGCTTTCCCAGTTGGGCCTCTAG
- the ybgF gene encoding tol-pal system protein YbgF — translation MRTLRTMYILTLACAALPLSGCMGGSTSSGSGSISLEQQVQQQDVQLRQLQPAQADAWNQIQTLRQEVNALKGQIDDLQNAGGAKALVGRVRTHDEALRQVERSMALNLNLGDPMTSGGGSAPVAQAAPQAAPAFSQPGYGQPSYGQAAAGGMAAGSVGYAAASAAGDQGAATQHQPVINPSSSTWGQPSPQPEPQVQAPQKDISLALFDAGVNAYQSRKYDEAQRSFNDFLKNYKDHSQAPEAQYYLAECYFQRNQFADAALAYDAVIKKYPSSSSAPGAYLKQGISFSKLNQSAAAKARLEELIKKYPNSPEAARAKTFLKTNK, via the coding sequence ATGCGCACACTCCGTACTATGTACATCCTGACTCTGGCTTGCGCGGCGCTGCCTTTGAGCGGCTGCATGGGCGGCAGCACCAGCAGCGGCAGCGGCAGCATTTCACTGGAACAGCAGGTGCAGCAGCAAGACGTGCAGTTGCGACAGTTGCAGCCGGCTCAGGCTGATGCCTGGAACCAGATTCAGACCCTGCGGCAGGAAGTCAATGCCCTTAAGGGCCAGATTGACGACCTGCAAAACGCAGGCGGCGCCAAAGCCCTGGTGGGCCGTGTGAGAACGCACGATGAGGCTCTGCGTCAGGTGGAGCGCAGCATGGCGCTGAACCTGAACCTTGGCGACCCCATGACCAGCGGCGGTGGTTCTGCTCCCGTTGCCCAGGCAGCGCCACAGGCGGCTCCTGCTTTCAGTCAGCCCGGCTATGGGCAGCCTTCCTACGGGCAGGCAGCGGCAGGCGGCATGGCCGCTGGTTCCGTGGGGTACGCTGCGGCTTCCGCCGCTGGCGACCAGGGCGCGGCAACACAGCACCAGCCCGTCATCAATCCCAGTTCCAGCACCTGGGGCCAGCCCAGCCCCCAGCCCGAACCGCAGGTTCAGGCTCCCCAAAAGGACATTTCGCTCGCGCTTTTTGACGCTGGCGTTAACGCCTACCAGTCCCGCAAGTACGATGAGGCGCAGCGTTCTTTCAATGACTTTCTGAAAAATTACAAAGACCACAGCCAGGCTCCCGAGGCCCAGTACTATCTGGCCGAGTGCTATTTCCAGCGCAACCAGTTTGCGGATGCGGCCCTGGCATATGATGCTGTTATCAAAAAGTATCCTTCTTCTTCCAGCGCGCCTGGCGCGTACCTCAAGCAGGGTATCAGCTTCAGCAAGCTCAATCAGTCTGCGGCTGCCAAAGCCCGCCTGGAAGAGCTGATCAAGAAATATCCCAACTCGCCTGAAGCTGCGCGGGCCAAGACGTTTCTGAAGACCAACAAGTAA
- a CDS encoding PLDc N-terminal domain-containing protein, giving the protein MIFHWWHVLVVMFPMIPTLWSILHIWGHEFETPQQRALWLVLVVFLPCVGGIIYIFTGRKKVLGKVQN; this is encoded by the coding sequence ATGATTTTTCATTGGTGGCATGTGCTTGTGGTAATGTTCCCCATGATCCCGACACTGTGGAGCATTCTGCACATATGGGGACACGAGTTTGAAACCCCACAGCAGCGCGCCCTGTGGCTTGTGCTGGTAGTTTTTCTGCCATGTGTGGGGGGAATCATCTATATTTTCACCGGACGAAAAAAAGTTCTGGGAAAAGTGCAAAATTGA
- the lspA gene encoding signal peptidase II: protein MPRRYRILGIAAIVALVLDQVSKWAVMQFIPEHRPITVIAGLFDLVNIRNRGAAFGFLNRSDIEWQFWLFLAATLVAVWAIVMLVRSSDEDPWLFTALGLVMGGALGNLVDRVRFRAVVDFLDVYWGDWHWPAFNVADSAIFVGAVLACLILWRKPQAAASDKGGKPTPDKGGTA, encoded by the coding sequence ATGCCAAGGCGTTATCGCATACTCGGCATAGCGGCCATTGTCGCCCTTGTTCTCGATCAGGTGAGCAAGTGGGCTGTCATGCAGTTCATACCCGAGCACAGGCCCATCACGGTTATTGCCGGGCTGTTTGATCTGGTCAATATCCGCAATCGTGGCGCGGCGTTTGGCTTTTTGAACCGGTCAGACATTGAGTGGCAGTTCTGGCTTTTTCTCGCTGCCACGCTTGTGGCTGTGTGGGCCATTGTCATGCTGGTGCGCAGCTCGGATGAAGACCCCTGGCTGTTCACGGCCCTTGGGCTTGTGATGGGCGGCGCGCTTGGCAATCTTGTTGACCGTGTGCGCTTTCGCGCCGTGGTGGACTTTCTGGATGTCTATTGGGGCGACTGGCACTGGCCTGCCTTTAACGTGGCTGATTCGGCCATATTTGTTGGTGCGGTGCTGGCCTGCCTGATTCTCTGGCGCAAGCCCCAGGCTGCCGCCAGCGACAAAGGCGGCAAACCAACCCCTGACAAGGGAGGAACCGCATGA